Proteins encoded within one genomic window of Rossellomorea vietnamensis:
- the grpE gene encoding nucleotide exchange factor GrpE, producing MSEETKQEQQEAKEEKGEAVEEVFAEEPQAEEVLEEQQESDELSQLEEKLNESENRYLRLRADFDNFRRRINVENESKEKYRAQGLITELLPALDNFERALNIEADNEQTKQLLQGMEMVHRSLVEALKKEGVEPIEAVGQEFDPHMHQAVMQVEDENYDSNIVVEEFQKGYKLKDRVIRPSMVKVSQ from the coding sequence ATGTCTGAAGAAACGAAACAAGAGCAGCAGGAAGCGAAAGAGGAAAAAGGCGAAGCGGTGGAAGAAGTGTTCGCTGAAGAACCTCAAGCTGAGGAAGTGCTTGAAGAGCAGCAAGAATCAGATGAGCTTTCACAATTAGAGGAAAAGCTGAATGAGTCTGAAAATCGTTATCTTCGTTTAAGAGCCGATTTTGATAATTTCCGCCGTCGCATTAATGTGGAAAACGAATCAAAGGAAAAATATCGTGCTCAAGGACTGATTACGGAACTATTACCGGCACTGGATAATTTCGAACGTGCCTTGAATATAGAAGCTGATAATGAGCAAACGAAACAACTGCTTCAAGGAATGGAAATGGTTCACAGAAGTCTTGTAGAAGCCCTTAAGAAAGAGGGAGTGGAACCAATAGAAGCGGTAGGTCAGGAGTTTGACCCTCATATGCATCAAGCTGTCATGCAGGTGGAAGATGAAAACTACGATAGTAATATCGTTGTCGAGGAATTCCAAAAGGGATACAAACTGAAAGACAGAGTAATTCGTCCTTCTATGGTGAAGGTCAGTCAATAA
- the dnaK gene encoding molecular chaperone DnaK, producing MSKIIGIDLGTTNSCVSVLEGGEPKVIANAEGNRTTPSVVAFKNGEKQVGEVAKRQAITNPNTIISVKRHMGTDHKVEAEGKEYTPQEISAMILQHLKSYAEDYLGEKVEKAVITVPAYFNDAERQATKDAGKIAGLEVERIINEPTAAALAYGLDKMDQDQTILVYDLGGGTFDVSILELGDGVFEVRSTAGDNRLGGDDFDQVIIDYLVAEFKKENGIDLSKDKMALQRLKDAAEKAKKDLSGVTSTQISLPFITAGEAGPLHLEVTLSRAKFDEISADLVERTMGPTRQAMKDAGLSASEIDKIILVGGSTRIPAVQEAIRKETGKEPSKGVNPDEVVAMGAAIQGGVLTGDVKDVVLLDVTPLSLGIETMGGVSTKLIERNTTIPTSKSQTFSTAADNQTAVDIHVLQGERPMAADNKTLGRFQLADIPPAPRGVPQIEVKFDIDKNGIVNVSAKDLGTGKEQNITIKSSTGLSDDEVERMVKEAEENAEADKKRKEEVELRNEADQLVFQTEKTLKDLEGKVEEDEVKKAEDAKAELKEAIEKDDLDLIREKKDALQEIVQSLTMKLYEQAQAEAQAAQGAEGEASKDDDVVDAEYEEVNDDKK from the coding sequence ATGAGTAAAATTATCGGTATTGACTTAGGTACAACAAACTCATGTGTATCAGTACTTGAAGGCGGAGAGCCAAAGGTCATTGCAAACGCAGAAGGAAACCGCACAACTCCTTCAGTCGTAGCGTTCAAAAATGGTGAAAAGCAAGTTGGGGAAGTAGCAAAGCGCCAAGCGATCACAAACCCTAATACAATCATCTCAGTGAAACGTCACATGGGGACAGATCACAAAGTAGAAGCAGAAGGAAAAGAATATACGCCACAGGAAATTTCAGCTATGATCCTTCAACACTTAAAATCATATGCAGAAGATTATCTTGGCGAAAAAGTGGAGAAAGCAGTTATCACTGTTCCTGCTTACTTCAACGATGCAGAGCGTCAAGCGACAAAAGATGCAGGTAAAATCGCAGGGCTTGAAGTTGAGCGTATCATCAATGAGCCGACTGCTGCTGCCCTTGCTTACGGACTTGACAAAATGGATCAAGACCAGACAATCCTTGTATACGACCTTGGTGGCGGTACATTCGATGTATCCATCCTTGAACTTGGTGACGGAGTATTTGAAGTGCGTTCCACTGCCGGTGACAACCGTCTTGGTGGAGACGACTTTGACCAAGTCATCATCGACTACCTTGTAGCTGAATTCAAGAAAGAGAACGGTATCGATCTTTCTAAAGATAAAATGGCTCTTCAACGTCTGAAAGACGCAGCTGAGAAAGCGAAGAAGGATCTTTCAGGAGTGACTTCCACTCAGATCTCACTTCCTTTCATCACAGCTGGAGAAGCAGGACCACTTCACCTGGAAGTGACTCTTTCAAGAGCGAAATTCGATGAAATCTCTGCTGACCTTGTAGAACGTACAATGGGACCAACTCGTCAAGCGATGAAAGATGCCGGTCTTTCTGCAAGCGAAATCGATAAGATCATCCTTGTTGGTGGATCGACTCGTATCCCTGCCGTACAGGAAGCAATCAGAAAAGAAACAGGTAAAGAGCCATCTAAAGGCGTTAACCCTGACGAAGTTGTAGCGATGGGTGCAGCGATCCAGGGTGGAGTTCTGACTGGAGATGTAAAAGACGTTGTATTACTAGACGTTACACCACTTTCACTCGGTATCGAAACAATGGGTGGCGTATCAACGAAGCTTATCGAGCGTAACACAACGATCCCTACGTCTAAATCTCAAACATTCTCAACTGCTGCTGATAACCAGACAGCTGTTGATATTCATGTATTACAAGGTGAGCGCCCAATGGCTGCCGATAACAAAACGCTTGGACGTTTCCAATTAGCGGACATTCCACCGGCACCTCGTGGCGTACCACAAATCGAAGTGAAATTCGATATTGATAAGAACGGTATCGTGAATGTAAGTGCGAAGGACCTTGGAACAGGTAAAGAGCAAAACATCACAATCAAGTCTTCCACAGGCCTTTCAGATGATGAAGTAGAACGCATGGTGAAAGAAGCCGAAGAAAATGCCGAAGCAGATAAAAAACGTAAAGAGGAAGTTGAACTTCGCAACGAAGCCGACCAACTTGTTTTCCAAACGGAAAAAACGTTAAAAGATCTTGAAGGCAAAGTAGAAGAAGATGAAGTGAAAAAAGCGGAAGATGCGAAAGCTGAACTGAAAGAAGCGATCGAGAAAGATGATCTTGATCTTATCCGCGAAAAGAAAGACGCATTGCAGGAAATCGTTCAAAGCTTAACGATGAAGCTTTATGAGCAGGCTCAAGCGGAAGCTCAGGCAGCTCAAGGCGCTGAAGGCGAAGCTTCGAAAGATGACGATGTGGTCGACGCTGAATATGAAGAAGTAAATGACGACAAGAAATAA
- the dnaJ gene encoding molecular chaperone DnaJ — translation MSKRDYYEVLGVGKDASKDEMKKAYRKLSKKYHPDINKEADADEKFKEISEAYEVLSDDQKRAQYDRFGHTDPNQGFGGGADFGGGGFGGFEDIFNTFFGGGGGGRRRDPNAPRQGADLQYTMSLTFEEAVFGKETEIEIPREEECDTCHGSGAKPGTKVNTCSHCNGSGQLNVEQNTPFGRIVNRRVCHYCNGTGKQIKEKCSTCGGAGKVQKRRKIAVKIPAGIDDGQQLRVTGQGEPGINGGPAGDLYVVFHVRSHDFFERNGDDIYCEMPVTFAQAALGDEIEVPTLHGKVKLKVPAGTQTSTRFRLKGKGVPNVRGYGTGDQHVQVKVVTPSKLTDKQKQLLREFADISGQIPDEQHESFFDKVKKAFKGE, via the coding sequence ATGAGTAAACGGGACTATTATGAGGTTCTTGGGGTTGGAAAAGACGCCTCAAAAGACGAAATGAAGAAAGCATACCGCAAGCTCTCCAAAAAATATCATCCGGATATTAATAAAGAAGCGGATGCGGATGAAAAGTTTAAAGAAATATCGGAAGCGTATGAAGTGTTAAGTGATGATCAGAAGCGCGCTCAGTATGATCGTTTCGGACACACGGACCCTAACCAGGGATTCGGAGGCGGCGCTGACTTTGGCGGCGGCGGTTTCGGCGGTTTCGAGGATATCTTCAATACATTCTTCGGTGGAGGCGGCGGAGGCCGCAGAAGAGATCCAAACGCTCCCCGTCAAGGAGCGGACCTTCAATACACGATGTCTCTGACATTTGAAGAAGCGGTATTCGGGAAAGAAACCGAAATCGAGATTCCGAGAGAAGAAGAGTGTGATACGTGCCATGGTTCGGGAGCGAAGCCTGGGACTAAGGTCAATACATGTTCTCACTGTAATGGATCCGGTCAATTGAATGTCGAGCAGAATACACCATTCGGCCGCATTGTGAACCGAAGGGTTTGTCACTACTGTAACGGTACAGGTAAGCAAATCAAGGAAAAATGTTCAACGTGTGGCGGTGCGGGTAAAGTACAGAAACGTCGTAAAATCGCTGTCAAGATTCCTGCTGGTATCGATGATGGACAACAGCTGCGTGTGACAGGTCAAGGGGAACCGGGTATTAATGGCGGTCCTGCCGGTGACCTGTATGTGGTTTTCCACGTCCGTTCACATGATTTCTTCGAACGTAACGGAGATGACATTTACTGCGAAATGCCTGTAACGTTTGCCCAGGCAGCATTGGGTGATGAAATTGAAGTACCGACCTTACACGGTAAAGTGAAGCTGAAAGTCCCTGCAGGAACTCAGACGAGTACGAGATTCCGTTTGAAAGGCAAGGGCGTACCGAATGTGCGTGGTTACGGTACGGGAGATCAGCATGTTCAGGTGAAAGTGGTCACTCCTTCCAAGCTGACGGATAAGCAGAAACAATTACTGAGAGAATTTGCCGATATCAGCGGTCAAATTCCTGATGAACAGCATGAAAGCTTTTTTGATAAAGTAAAAAAGGCCTTTAAAGGCGAATAA
- the prmA gene encoding 50S ribosomal protein L11 methyltransferase: MKWSEISILTTNEAIEPISNILHESGASGVVIEDPAELVKEREDMFGEIYQLNPDDYPTDGVMVKAYLPVNSFLGETVDEIKQGITNLVTYDIDIGENKVEISEVNEEEWATAWKKYYHPVKISDKFTIVPTWEDYTPVHSDELIIELDPGMAFGTGTHPTTVMCIQALERIVKEHDTVIDVGTGSGVLSIASALLAADQVRAYDLDEVAVRSARLNVKLNKVQDTVSVDANNLLNGVTGQADVIVANILAEIILRFTEDAYELVKPGGYFITSGIIQPKKQEVRDSLEAAGFQIEEIMVMEDWVAIIAVKPE; this comes from the coding sequence ATGAAATGGTCAGAAATCAGTATTCTTACAACGAATGAAGCGATTGAGCCGATTTCAAACATTCTTCACGAATCAGGGGCAAGCGGTGTGGTCATTGAAGACCCTGCCGAATTAGTTAAGGAAAGAGAAGATATGTTCGGGGAGATCTACCAACTCAACCCTGATGACTACCCAACTGACGGCGTCATGGTCAAAGCCTATTTGCCCGTCAATAGTTTCCTAGGTGAAACCGTTGACGAGATCAAGCAGGGCATCACGAACCTCGTTACGTATGATATCGACATTGGTGAAAACAAAGTGGAAATCTCTGAAGTGAATGAAGAAGAGTGGGCTACGGCCTGGAAGAAATATTACCATCCCGTGAAGATTTCCGATAAATTTACGATTGTCCCAACATGGGAAGATTATACTCCTGTTCATAGTGATGAACTTATCATTGAACTGGATCCGGGCATGGCGTTCGGAACGGGTACTCACCCCACTACCGTCATGTGTATCCAGGCACTTGAGCGGATCGTAAAAGAACATGATACCGTCATTGATGTTGGTACGGGCTCAGGTGTATTATCCATTGCATCGGCTCTATTAGCTGCAGACCAGGTACGTGCATATGACCTGGATGAAGTCGCGGTTCGTTCAGCAAGGCTGAATGTAAAGTTGAACAAAGTACAGGATACGGTATCAGTGGATGCCAATAATCTATTGAACGGGGTGACCGGGCAGGCTGATGTGATCGTGGCGAACATCCTGGCTGAAATCATCCTGCGCTTTACAGAAGACGCATACGAGCTTGTGAAGCCGGGTGGATATTTTATCACTTCCGGGATCATCCAGCCTAAAAAGCAGGAAGTACGTGACTCTTTGGAGGCTGCCGGTTTCCAGATCGAAGAAATCATGGTAATGGAAGACTGGGTGGCGATCATCGCGGTCAAGCCTGAATAA
- a CDS encoding 16S rRNA (uracil(1498)-N(3))-methyltransferase, whose protein sequence is MQRYFIEDLYRENDPIMITGDDYHHIVRVMRMKEQDEVFVVFKDQASAITRIETISSDAVKLSIVQWETSTKELPIKVTIASGLPKGDKLELIFQKGTELGATQFIPFNADRSIVKWDEKKAKKKTDRWEKIVKEAAEQSHRLLVPDVSAPVSMKQLIQAGSQFDYKLVAYEEEARAGEKGNLSKMLSSIGNGQSVLVVFGPEGGLSEKEIEMLRSGGFLTCGLGPRILRTETAPLYVLSAISYQLELMR, encoded by the coding sequence ATGCAACGATATTTTATAGAAGACCTATATCGAGAAAATGATCCGATCATGATCACGGGGGATGATTATCATCATATTGTCCGGGTCATGAGGATGAAGGAACAGGATGAAGTATTCGTTGTCTTCAAGGATCAGGCATCAGCGATCACCCGTATTGAAACGATTTCCAGTGACGCAGTCAAGCTATCAATAGTACAATGGGAAACATCGACGAAAGAATTACCAATTAAAGTAACCATTGCGAGCGGACTGCCGAAAGGGGATAAATTGGAGTTGATTTTCCAAAAGGGAACGGAGCTTGGAGCCACTCAATTTATCCCTTTTAATGCGGACCGCTCCATTGTGAAATGGGACGAAAAAAAAGCAAAGAAAAAGACAGATCGATGGGAAAAGATCGTGAAGGAAGCAGCTGAACAGTCCCATAGACTTCTCGTCCCTGATGTCTCTGCACCCGTTTCAATGAAACAATTGATTCAAGCTGGCAGTCAGTTCGATTATAAACTTGTCGCATATGAAGAAGAAGCACGCGCCGGTGAAAAAGGGAACCTGTCAAAGATGTTGTCCTCCATCGGTAACGGGCAAAGTGTATTGGTCGTATTCGGCCCTGAAGGTGGATTATCGGAGAAAGAAATAGAGATGTTGAGGAGCGGGGGCTTTCTTACATGCGGCCTTGGCCCAAGGATCCTCCGAACGGAGACTGCTCCATTGTATGTTCTCTCAGCCATCAGCTATCAATTAGAACTTATGAGGTGA
- the mtaB gene encoding tRNA (N(6)-L-threonylcarbamoyladenosine(37)-C(2))-methylthiotransferase MtaB: MPSVAFHTLGCKVNHYETEAIWQLFKEEGYERVEYDSIADVYVINTCTVTNTGDKKSRQVIRRAIRKNPDGVICVTGCYAQTSPAEIMAIPGVDVVVGTQDRRKMLTYIEEYKKERQPINGVTNIMKNRVYEELDVPAFTDRTRASLKIQEGCNNFCTFCIIPWARGLMRSRDPEEVIHQAQQLVDAGYKEIVLTGIHTGGYGEDMKDYNLAMLLKDLEQKVKGLKRIRISSIEASQLTDEVIEVIDQSDIVVRHLHIPLQSGSNTVLKRMRRKYTMEFFAERLEKLKKALPGLAVTSDVIVGFPGETEEEFMETYNFIKEHKFSELHVFPYSKRTGTPAARMDDQIDEDIKNERVHRLIELSNQLAKEYASEFENEVLEVIPEEIYQDDLYVGYTDNYLKVVFPATDEMVGKLVKVKLTKAGYPLNEGQFVRVLEESEEKAAI, from the coding sequence ATGCCATCAGTAGCGTTTCACACTCTAGGGTGTAAAGTGAACCACTACGAAACTGAAGCCATCTGGCAACTATTTAAAGAAGAAGGATATGAACGGGTAGAATATGACTCGATCGCAGATGTGTATGTCATCAATACATGTACTGTAACCAATACAGGAGATAAGAAGAGCAGGCAGGTCATCCGCCGTGCCATCCGGAAAAATCCTGACGGGGTCATCTGTGTAACAGGATGCTATGCCCAAACGTCCCCAGCCGAAATCATGGCCATCCCGGGAGTCGATGTCGTTGTCGGCACACAGGATCGCAGGAAAATGCTTACGTATATCGAGGAATACAAAAAAGAGCGTCAACCGATTAATGGCGTCACGAACATCATGAAAAACCGGGTGTACGAGGAATTGGATGTCCCTGCATTCACGGACCGTACCCGTGCCTCCCTTAAAATCCAGGAAGGCTGCAACAATTTCTGTACGTTCTGTATCATTCCATGGGCACGCGGATTGATGAGATCCCGCGATCCTGAAGAAGTCATTCACCAGGCCCAGCAGCTTGTTGATGCAGGATACAAAGAAATTGTCCTGACAGGGATCCATACAGGCGGATACGGAGAGGACATGAAAGACTACAATCTTGCTATGCTCCTTAAAGATCTTGAGCAAAAGGTGAAGGGTCTCAAAAGAATTCGCATATCTTCCATTGAAGCGAGTCAATTGACGGATGAAGTCATTGAAGTGATCGATCAATCCGATATCGTGGTAAGGCATTTGCATATTCCGCTTCAATCGGGCTCCAACACGGTTCTAAAAAGAATGCGCCGAAAATATACGATGGAATTCTTTGCCGAGCGTTTAGAGAAGCTTAAAAAAGCGCTGCCTGGTCTTGCCGTCACATCCGATGTCATTGTCGGTTTTCCTGGTGAAACGGAAGAAGAATTCATGGAAACCTATAATTTCATCAAAGAGCATAAATTCTCTGAGCTTCACGTTTTCCCTTATTCAAAACGGACAGGCACGCCCGCAGCCCGAATGGACGATCAGATTGATGAAGACATCAAGAACGAACGTGTCCATCGTTTAATTGAATTGTCGAACCAATTAGCGAAAGAATACGCTTCGGAGTTCGAAAACGAAGTACTGGAGGTAATCCCTGAAGAAATCTATCAGGATGATCTTTATGTAGGATATACGGATAACTACTTGAAAGTGGTATTCCCTGCAACCGATGAGATGGTAGGGAAGCTTGTGAAAGTGAAACTCACCAAAGCGGGTTATCCTCTAAATGAAGGTCAATTTGTGCGGGTACTTGAAGAATCAGAAGAAAAAGCAGCTATTTAA
- a CDS encoding glycoside hydrolase family 13 protein: MKKAWRKEAVGYQIYPRSFQDSNGDGIGDLQGVIQRLDYIKELGIDVIWICPMYKSPNDDNGYDISDYQDIMEDFGTMEDFDQLLKEVHNRDMKLIIDLVLNHTSDEHPWFIESKSSKDNPKRDWYIWRDGVKGKEPNNWESIFGGSAWQYDKETDQYFLHVFSTKQPDLNWENEEVREALYDTVNWWLDKGIDGFRIDAISHIKKRAGLPDMPNPKKEKYVSSFDMHMNQKGIHAFLQEFKDRTYANYDVMSVGEANGVKADEAELWVGKENGKMDMIFQFEHLGLWDAETNPDLDIVELKKVLTRWQKGLEGNGWNALFIENHDKARVVSTWGNDKEYWKESATAMAAMYFLMQGTPFIYQGQEIGMTNVQFPSIEDYDDVAVKNLYRLKREEGVPHQDIMEIIWASSRDNSRTPMQWSAGENSGFTSGTPWMKLNPNYKTINVEAQEKDENSILNFYKKMIQLKKREDVFTYGIYDLLLEKDKQIYAYTRTGENTSMVVITNLSTKNAVCDLGKRNVSSENLLLNNYEVEDHGELSKITLKPYEARVYRLK, from the coding sequence ATGAAAAAGGCATGGCGTAAAGAGGCAGTGGGATACCAAATCTATCCGAGAAGTTTCCAGGATTCCAACGGTGACGGAATCGGGGACTTACAGGGAGTCATCCAGCGTTTGGATTATATTAAAGAGTTAGGGATCGATGTGATTTGGATCTGTCCAATGTATAAATCACCTAATGACGATAATGGGTATGATATTTCGGATTATCAGGATATCATGGAAGACTTCGGAACGATGGAAGACTTCGACCAGCTTTTGAAAGAAGTTCATAATAGGGATATGAAGCTGATCATTGACCTTGTCCTGAATCATACAAGTGATGAACACCCTTGGTTCATCGAGTCAAAGAGTTCCAAGGACAATCCAAAGCGTGATTGGTATATTTGGAGAGATGGCGTGAAAGGGAAAGAACCGAATAACTGGGAAAGCATTTTCGGGGGATCTGCCTGGCAGTATGATAAAGAAACGGACCAATACTTCCTCCATGTCTTCTCGACGAAACAGCCGGATCTGAATTGGGAAAACGAAGAAGTGCGTGAGGCATTATATGATACGGTGAATTGGTGGCTGGATAAAGGTATCGACGGGTTCAGAATCGATGCCATCAGTCATATCAAGAAGCGTGCCGGTCTGCCGGATATGCCGAATCCAAAGAAAGAAAAATACGTTTCTTCCTTTGACATGCATATGAATCAAAAAGGGATCCATGCGTTCCTTCAGGAATTCAAGGATCGTACGTATGCCAATTATGACGTGATGTCGGTTGGGGAAGCGAACGGTGTGAAGGCAGATGAAGCGGAACTATGGGTCGGTAAAGAGAACGGAAAGATGGATATGATCTTTCAATTCGAACATCTTGGATTGTGGGATGCAGAAACCAATCCGGATCTCGACATCGTGGAATTGAAAAAGGTGCTCACCCGTTGGCAGAAAGGGCTGGAAGGAAACGGCTGGAATGCCCTTTTTATCGAAAATCATGATAAAGCCCGTGTTGTTTCGACTTGGGGGAACGACAAGGAGTACTGGAAAGAAAGTGCCACAGCGATGGCAGCCATGTATTTCCTGATGCAGGGGACACCTTTCATCTATCAGGGACAGGAAATCGGCATGACCAACGTTCAATTTCCTTCCATCGAAGATTATGACGATGTAGCCGTGAAAAATCTTTACCGTCTTAAACGTGAAGAAGGGGTGCCTCATCAAGACATCATGGAAATCATCTGGGCTTCATCCCGTGATAACAGCAGAACACCGATGCAATGGTCAGCCGGGGAAAACAGCGGATTCACAAGTGGCACACCTTGGATGAAATTGAACCCTAACTATAAGACAATCAACGTAGAAGCACAGGAAAAAGATGAAAACTCCATTCTCAACTTCTACAAGAAAATGATTCAACTTAAGAAAAGGGAAGACGTCTTCACGTACGGAATCTACGATTTGCTCCTTGAAAAAGACAAGCAAATCTATGCCTATACCCGCACAGGAGAAAACACATCCATGGTCGTCATCACAAACCTTTCCACAAAGAACGCTGTTTGTGACCTTGGTAAACGAAACGTATCATCAGAGAACCTTCTATTGAACAACTATGAAGTGGAGGACCATGGAGAGTTGAGCAAAATAACCCTCAAACCATACGAGGCGAGAGTATACCGACTAAAATAA
- the deoC gene encoding deoxyribose-phosphate aldolase, whose translation MTMNIASMIDHTLLKPESTKDQVEVLCQEAKEFKFASVCVNPTWVQYSSELLSGTEVKVCTVIGFPLGASTPETKAFETKDAIEKGATEVDMVINIGALKSGDHELVKRDIEAVVAASKGKALSKVIIETCLLTEEEKVKACQLAVEAGADYVKTSTGFSTGGATVEDIALMRKTVGPDIGVKASGGVRSLEDAQAMIEAGATRLGASSGVKIVQGLTSDSDY comes from the coding sequence ATGACTATGAACATTGCAAGTATGATCGATCATACTTTACTTAAACCTGAATCAACAAAAGATCAAGTAGAGGTGCTTTGCCAGGAAGCGAAAGAATTCAAGTTTGCTTCTGTGTGTGTAAACCCTACTTGGGTACAATATTCAAGCGAATTATTAAGCGGTACAGAAGTGAAAGTATGTACGGTGATCGGGTTCCCGCTTGGAGCTTCTACACCTGAAACGAAAGCGTTCGAAACAAAAGATGCGATCGAAAAAGGGGCAACGGAAGTCGATATGGTCATCAATATCGGTGCACTGAAAAGCGGTGACCATGAACTGGTGAAACGTGACATCGAAGCGGTTGTTGCAGCTTCTAAAGGAAAAGCTCTTTCTAAAGTCATCATTGAAACATGTCTTCTGACAGAAGAAGAAAAAGTGAAAGCTTGTCAACTTGCTGTGGAAGCAGGAGCGGATTATGTGAAAACATCGACCGGCTTCTCGACTGGTGGAGCAACGGTAGAAGATATCGCTTTAATGAGAAAAACGGTTGGACCTGATATTGGCGTGAAGGCTTCAGGCGGCGTACGCTCCCTTGAAGATGCACAAGCGATGATCGAAGCCGGGGCTACTCGTTTAGGCGCGAGCTCAGGTGTGAAAATCGTCCAAGGTTTAACAAGCGATTCAGATTATTAA
- a CDS encoding Na/Pi symporter — protein sequence MILHGIAFIFFILCFLFGMAWLRSGLFNIANQKIKTWLHYLTSTPVKGVMTGTVVTAFIHSSSAVMVLTVGLASSGLIPFRQTIGIMLGSNIGTTFTLEMFTLDMNYLIVPSMIIGCVLYFFKSPQIRSSGMIFIGFGLIFTSIRAIQWLATPLTTHESLRSYMIQVNEHLVLALLIGCVLTAIIQSSTVVTGVTMGFLAAGSIDLHAGIAIMLGANVGTCITAFIASIGGGTQAKLTAYAHIWLNVMGVALFIPFIPLLGSVVGTLADSPDLQLAHASVLFNLICSLLVLPFANSFARLIEKVHLPKKS from the coding sequence ATGATCTTACATGGAATCGCCTTTATTTTTTTTATCTTATGTTTTTTATTCGGCATGGCCTGGCTCAGGTCGGGACTATTTAATATCGCAAATCAGAAGATCAAGACATGGCTTCATTATCTTACAAGCACCCCTGTGAAGGGTGTCATGACAGGGACCGTTGTCACCGCTTTCATTCACAGCAGCTCGGCGGTCATGGTCCTTACAGTGGGACTAGCTTCCTCCGGTCTGATCCCTTTCCGTCAAACCATCGGCATCATGCTCGGTTCGAACATCGGGACCACTTTCACTCTTGAAATGTTCACTCTGGATATGAACTATCTCATCGTTCCATCCATGATCATCGGATGTGTACTGTATTTTTTCAAATCTCCACAGATCAGAAGCAGCGGTATGATCTTTATAGGCTTCGGATTGATCTTTACATCGATCCGGGCCATTCAATGGCTTGCAACCCCTTTGACGACGCACGAATCGTTGCGTTCTTATATGATTCAGGTCAATGAACATCTTGTCCTTGCCTTACTGATTGGATGTGTGCTGACGGCCATCATCCAATCGAGTACCGTCGTGACAGGCGTGACGATGGGGTTCCTTGCTGCTGGTTCAATTGATCTCCATGCAGGGATAGCCATCATGCTCGGTGCCAATGTCGGCACCTGTATCACAGCCTTTATTGCAAGCATCGGCGGCGGCACCCAGGCCAAGCTGACGGCATACGCCCATATCTGGCTGAATGTGATGGGAGTGGCACTTTTCATCCCTTTCATTCCCTTACTTGGGTCGGTCGTAGGAACGCTCGCCGATTCTCCGGATTTGCAATTGGCCCACGCCAGTGTCCTATTCAATCTTATATGTTCCCTGCTTGTTCTTCCCTTCGCCAATTCGTTTGCCCGGTTAATCGAAAAGGTCCACCTTCCAAAAAAAAGCTGA
- the rpsU gene encoding 30S ribosomal protein S21: MSKTVVRKNESLEDALRRFKRSVSKTGTLQEFRKREFYEKPSVKRKKKSEAARKRKF, translated from the coding sequence ATGTCAAAAACAGTTGTTCGTAAAAACGAATCGCTTGAAGATGCTCTTCGTCGCTTCAAACGCTCAGTTTCTAAAACAGGAACTTTACAAGAGTTTAGAAAGCGCGAATTTTATGAAAAGCCAAGCGTAAAACGCAAAAAGAAATCAGAAGCTGCAAGAAAGCGTAAGTTCTAA
- a CDS encoding GatB/YqeY domain-containing protein, whose translation MSLLNRLNDDMKQAMKNKEKEKLSVIRMLKASLQNEAIKHGKQELSEDEELTVLSREVKQRKDSLQEFQNAGREDLVEKIQTELTYVEIYMPKQLSEEEVSAIVEQTVAEVGATSKADMGKVMGAIMPKLKGKADGALVNKLVLQHLS comes from the coding sequence ATGAGTCTTCTCAATCGTTTAAATGATGATATGAAACAAGCGATGAAAAATAAAGAAAAAGAGAAGCTTTCCGTTATCCGCATGCTTAAGGCTTCACTTCAAAATGAAGCCATCAAACATGGGAAACAGGAACTCTCTGAAGACGAAGAGTTGACTGTCCTTTCTCGAGAAGTGAAGCAACGGAAAGACTCCCTCCAGGAATTTCAAAACGCGGGTCGAGAAGACCTCGTTGAGAAAATTCAAACAGAACTGACTTACGTCGAAATATATATGCCTAAGCAGCTTTCAGAAGAAGAAGTCTCTGCTATTGTCGAACAGACGGTAGCGGAGGTAGGTGCTACTTCTAAAGCCGATATGGGCAAAGTGATGGGAGCAATCATGCCTAAATTAAAAGGGAAAGCCGATGGGGCTCTCGTCAACAAACTTGTTCTTCAACATCTATCATAA